Proteins from a single region of Haemorhous mexicanus isolate bHaeMex1 chromosome 4, bHaeMex1.pri, whole genome shotgun sequence:
- the HTRA2 gene encoding serine protease HTRA2, mitochondrial, with the protein MAAAARRVRIRCIPVPPGVQRWCRALTGTAEPPPPPTPPPPPPSYHPPPSAWGRSLAAAVGAGAAALVLLWARERRRSPLSAAVPAPPPAPPPTSPRAAFNFIADVVEKTAPALVYVEIVGRHPFLGREVPISNGSGFVVSPDGLIVTNAHVVANRRRVRVKLASGEMYDAVVQDVDQVADIATIKIKPKHPLPTLPLGRSAEVRQGEFVVAMGSPFALQNTITSGIVSSAQRGSRELGLAASDMEYIQTDAAIDFGNSGGPLVNLDGEVIGVNTMKVTSGISFAIPSDRLRKFLQKEEQRKSSWFGNAESKRRYIGVMMLTLTPSILAELKLRDPTFPDISYGVLIHKVIIGSPAHQAGLKAGDVVLEINGTVSRRAEDVYEAVRTQQSLALLVRRGYDTLLVSVVPEVTE; encoded by the exons ATGGCGGCAGCGGCACGGAGGGTGCGGATCCGGTGTATCCCGGTGCCACCGGGTGTACAGCGCTGGTGCCGAGCGCTCACCGGGACCGCCGAGCCGCCACCGCCCCCtacccctcctcctcctcctccttcctatCACCCGCCGCCGTCCGCCTGGGGCCGGTCTCTGGCAGCGGCGGTGGGCGCAGGGGCGGCGgcgctggtgctgctgtgggccCGGGAGCGCCGCCGGTCCCCGCTGAGCGCCGCCgtgcccgccccgccgcccgccccgccgcctaCCTCGCCCCGCGCCGCCTTCAACTTCATCGCTGACGTGGTGGAGAAAACGGCGCCCGCGCTGGTCTACGTGGAGATCGTGGGCAG GCACCCCTTCCTGGGCCGGGAGGTGCCCATCTCCAACGGTTCTGGCTTTGTGGTGTCCCCGGACGGGCTGATTGTCACCAATGCCCACGTGGTGGCCAACCGGCGGCGCGTGCGGGTGAAGCTGGCCAGCGGCGAGATGTACGACGCCGTGGTGCAGGACGTGGACCAGGTGGCTGACATTGCCACCATCAAGATCAAGCCCAAG CACCCGCTGCCCACGCTGCCGCTGGGCCGCTCGGCCGAGGTGAGGCAGGGCGAGTTCGTGGTGGCCATGGGCAGCCCCTTTGCCCTGCAGAACACCATCACCTCGGGCATCGTCAGCTCGGCGCAGCGCGGCAGCCGCGAGCTGGGCCTGGCCGCCAGCGACATGGAGTACATCCAGACGGACGCTGCCATCGAC tttGGGAACTCTGGGGGCCCCCTCGTCAACCTG gatggCGAGGTGATTGGTGTGAACACCATGAAGGTGACATCAGGCATCTCCTTTGCCATCCCCTCGGACCGGCTGCGGAAGTTCctgcagaaggaggagcagcGCAAGA GTTCCTGGTTTGGCAATGCAGAGTCGAAGCGCCGGTACATTGGGGTGATGATGCTGACCCTCACTCCCAG CatcctggcagagctgaagcTGCGTGACCCCACCTTTCCTGACATCTCCTACGGCGTGCTGATCCACAAGGTGATCATCGGCTCCCCGGCACACCA ggcagggctgaagGCTGGGGACGTGGTGCTGGAGATCAATGGGACAGTGTCAAGACGTGCTGAGGACGTGTACGAGGCGGTGaggacacagcagagcctggccctgctggtgcGGCGTGGCTATGACACCCTGCTGGTGAGCGTCGTCCCCGAGGTCACCGAGTAG
- the LOXL3 gene encoding lysyl oxidase homolog 3 isoform X2 has product MGGCSTRAWPELLVLLVLPGSAWLWVGSAQPTPPGPTHPPRPQLRFRLAGYPRKHNEGRVEVFYNEEWGTICDDDFTLANAHVLCRQLGFVAATGWAHSAKYGKGVGRIWLDNVNCAGHEKSIGDCKHRGWGNSDCSHEEDAGVVCKDERIPGFKDSNVIETEQSHLEEVRLRPVVSGGRRQLPVTEGIVEVRYKDSWAQICDQGWDSHNSRVVCGMMGFPAEKKVNRNFYRLASKSQPKQKRREDVGPKKRLFTERQQLNYRLHSVSCTGTEVHLSMCSFEFHRGNSSAACGSGMPAVVSCVPGPLFATGSAHKKKQRQQQQQQGQPRIRLKGGARVGEGRVEVLRSSEWGTICDDRWNLQSASVVCRELGFGSAKEALTGARMGQGTGPIHLNEVQCRGTEKSLWNCPFRNITQEDCKHTEDAAVRCNIPYMGYENLIRLAGGRTEFEGRVEVKRGSKWGTVCSDGWTTKEAMVACRQLGLGYSLHAVTETWYWDASNVTEMVMSGVKCAGHEMSLSHCQHHGASLSCRNTGTRYAAGVICSETASDLLLHAPLVQETAYIEDRPLHMLYCAAEENCLASSARLANWPYGHRRLLRFSSQIHNRGRADFRPKAGRHSWVWHECHRHYHSMDIFTHYDILTPNGTKVAEGHKASFCLEDTECEEDVAKRYECANFGEQGITVGCWDLYRHDIDCQWIDITDVKPGNYILQVVINPNFEVAESDFTNNAMKCNCKYDGHRIWVHSCHIGDALSEEANKRFEQYPGQLNNQIS; this is encoded by the exons ATGGGAGGCTGCAGCACGCGGGCATGGccggagctgctggtgctgctggtgctgccggGCAGCGCGTGGCTGtgggtgggcagtgcccagcccaccCCCCCGGGCCCCACGCACCCCCCCAGGCCCCAGCTGAGGTTCCGCCTGGCCGGGTACCCCCGCAAGCACAACGAGGGCCGCGTGGAGGTCTTCTACAACGAGGAGTGGGGAACCATCTGCGACGACGACTTCACGCTGGCCAACGCGCACGTGCTGTGCCGGCAGCTCGGCTTCGTGGCTGCCACCGGCTGGGCCCACAGCGCCAAGTACGGCAAAGGAGTCG GGCGGATCTGGCTGGACAATGTGAACTGTGCTGGACATGAGAAGAGCATTGGGGACTGCAAACACCGGGGCTGGGGGAACAGCGACTGCAGCCACGAGGAGGATGCAGGTGTGGTCTGCAAGGATGAGCGCATCCCAGGCTTCAAGGACTCCAACGTCATCGAG ACCGAGCAGAGCCACCTGGAGGAGGTGCGGCTGCGGCCGGTGGTGTCCGGGGGACGGCGGCAGCTGCCGGTGACAGAGGGCATCGTGGAGGTGCGCTACAAGGACAGCTGGGCACAGATCTGCgaccagggctgggacagccacaACAGCCGCGTCGTCTGCGGCATGATGGGCTTCCCGGCAGAGAAAAAAGTCAACAGGAACTTCTACAG GCTGGCCTCCAAATCTCAGCCTAAACAAAAGCGCAGGGAGGACGTAGGGCCCAAGAAGAG GCTCTTCACGGAGCGGCAGCAGCTCAACTACCGCCTGCACTCGGTGTCCTGCACGGGGACTGAGGTGCACCTGTCCATGTGCTCCTTCGAGTTCCACCGGGGCAACTCCTCAGCAGCCTGCGGCTCCGGCATGCCCGCCGTGGTCAGCTGCGTGCCCGGGCCCCTCTTTGCCACTGGCAGCGCTCACAAGAAGAAACagcgccagcagcagcagcagcagggccag ccccggATCCGGCTGAAGGGCGGCGCCAGGGTGGGCGAGGGCCGCGTTGAGGTGCTCAGGAGCAGCGAGTGGGGCACCATCTGCGACGACCGCTGGAACCTGCAGTCGGCCAGCGTGGTGTGCCGCGAGCTGGGCTTCGGCAGCGCCAAGGAGGCCCTCACCGGGGCACGCATGGGCCAAG GGACGGGCCCCATCCACCTGAACGAGGTGCAGTGCCGAGGCACTGAGAAGTCCCTGTGGAACTGCCCCTTCAGGAACATCACCCAGGAGGACTGCAAGCACACGGAGGACGCGGCCGTTCGCTGCAACATCCCCTACATGGGCTACGAGAACCTG ATCCGCCTGGCCGGCGGGAGGACAGAGTTTGAGGGCCGCGTGGAGGTGAAGCGAGGCAGTAAGTGGGGCACGGTCTGCAGCGATGGCTGGACCACCAAGGAGGCCATGGTGGCCTGTCGTCAGCTTGGCCTGGGCTACTCCCTGCACGCTGTGACG GAGACGTGGTACTGGGACGCCAGCAACGTGACAGAGATGGTCATGAGCGGGGTGAAGTGCGCCGGCCACGAGATGTCCCTGAGCCACTGCCAGCACCACGgtgccagcctgagctgcaggaacacGGGCACGCGCTACGCTGCAGGCGTCATCTGCTCCGAGA CCGCCTCCGACCTGCTGCTGCACGCGCCGCTGGTGCAGGAGACGGCGTACATCGAGGACAGGCCGCTGCACATGCTGTactgtgctgctgaggagaaCTGCCTGGCCAGCTCGGCCCGCCTGGCCAACTGGCCCTACGGCCACCGCCGCCTGCTCCGCTTCTCCTCGCAGATCCACAACCGCGGCCGCGCCGACTTCCGCCCCAAGGCTGGCCGCCACTCCTGGGTGTGGCACGAGTGCCACCG GCACTACCACAGCATGGACATCTTCACCCACTACGACATCCTGACCCCCAATGGCACCAAGGTGGCCGAGGGACACAAGGCCAGCTTCTGCCTGGAGGACACCGAATGCGAGGAAG atGTGGCCAAGAGGTACGAGTGTGCCAACTTTGGGGAGCAGGGCATCACCGTGGGCTGCTGGGACCTGTACCGGCATGACATCGACTGCCAGTGGATCGACATCACCGACGTCAAGCCAGGCAACTAcatcctgcag GTTGTGATCAACCCCAACTTCGAGGTGGCAGAAAGTGACTTCACCAACAATGCCATGAAATGCAACTGCAAGTACGACGGGCACCGCATCTGGGTGCACAGCTGCCACATCG gagaTGCACTCAGCgaggaggccaacaagcggttTGAGCAGTACCCAGGTCAGCTCAACAACCAGATTTCATAG
- the LOXL3 gene encoding lysyl oxidase homolog 3 isoform X1, with product MGGCSTRAWPELLVLLVLPGSAWLWVGSAQPTPPGPTHPPRPQLRFRLAGYPRKHNEGRVEVFYNEEWGTICDDDFTLANAHVLCRQLGFVAATGWAHSAKYGKGVGRIWLDNVNCAGHEKSIGDCKHRGWGNSDCSHEEDAGVVCKDERIPGFKDSNVIETEQSHLEEVRLRPVVSGGRRQLPVTEGIVEVRYKDSWAQICDQGWDSHNSRVVCGMMGFPAEKKVNRNFYRLASKSQPKQKRREDVGPKKRLFTERQQLNYRLHSVSCTGTEVHLSMCSFEFHRGNSSAACGSGMPAVVSCVPGPLFATGSAHKKKQRQQQQQQGQPRIRLKGGARVGEGRVEVLRSSEWGTICDDRWNLQSASVVCRELGFGSAKEALTGARMGQGTGPIHLNEVQCRGTEKSLWNCPFRNITQEDCKHTEDAAVRCNIPYMGYENLIRLSGGRSRFEGRVEVAVGAGDGDQPRWGLVCGEGWGTLEAMVACRQLGLGFANHGLQETWYWDASNVTEMVMSGVKCAGHEMSLSHCQHHGASLSCRNTGTRYAAGVICSETASDLLLHAPLVQETAYIEDRPLHMLYCAAEENCLASSARLANWPYGHRRLLRFSSQIHNRGRADFRPKAGRHSWVWHECHRHYHSMDIFTHYDILTPNGTKVAEGHKASFCLEDTECEEDVAKRYECANFGEQGITVGCWDLYRHDIDCQWIDITDVKPGNYILQVVINPNFEVAESDFTNNAMKCNCKYDGHRIWVHSCHIGDALSEEANKRFEQYPGQLNNQIS from the exons ATGGGAGGCTGCAGCACGCGGGCATGGccggagctgctggtgctgctggtgctgccggGCAGCGCGTGGCTGtgggtgggcagtgcccagcccaccCCCCCGGGCCCCACGCACCCCCCCAGGCCCCAGCTGAGGTTCCGCCTGGCCGGGTACCCCCGCAAGCACAACGAGGGCCGCGTGGAGGTCTTCTACAACGAGGAGTGGGGAACCATCTGCGACGACGACTTCACGCTGGCCAACGCGCACGTGCTGTGCCGGCAGCTCGGCTTCGTGGCTGCCACCGGCTGGGCCCACAGCGCCAAGTACGGCAAAGGAGTCG GGCGGATCTGGCTGGACAATGTGAACTGTGCTGGACATGAGAAGAGCATTGGGGACTGCAAACACCGGGGCTGGGGGAACAGCGACTGCAGCCACGAGGAGGATGCAGGTGTGGTCTGCAAGGATGAGCGCATCCCAGGCTTCAAGGACTCCAACGTCATCGAG ACCGAGCAGAGCCACCTGGAGGAGGTGCGGCTGCGGCCGGTGGTGTCCGGGGGACGGCGGCAGCTGCCGGTGACAGAGGGCATCGTGGAGGTGCGCTACAAGGACAGCTGGGCACAGATCTGCgaccagggctgggacagccacaACAGCCGCGTCGTCTGCGGCATGATGGGCTTCCCGGCAGAGAAAAAAGTCAACAGGAACTTCTACAG GCTGGCCTCCAAATCTCAGCCTAAACAAAAGCGCAGGGAGGACGTAGGGCCCAAGAAGAG GCTCTTCACGGAGCGGCAGCAGCTCAACTACCGCCTGCACTCGGTGTCCTGCACGGGGACTGAGGTGCACCTGTCCATGTGCTCCTTCGAGTTCCACCGGGGCAACTCCTCAGCAGCCTGCGGCTCCGGCATGCCCGCCGTGGTCAGCTGCGTGCCCGGGCCCCTCTTTGCCACTGGCAGCGCTCACAAGAAGAAACagcgccagcagcagcagcagcagggccag ccccggATCCGGCTGAAGGGCGGCGCCAGGGTGGGCGAGGGCCGCGTTGAGGTGCTCAGGAGCAGCGAGTGGGGCACCATCTGCGACGACCGCTGGAACCTGCAGTCGGCCAGCGTGGTGTGCCGCGAGCTGGGCTTCGGCAGCGCCAAGGAGGCCCTCACCGGGGCACGCATGGGCCAAG GGACGGGCCCCATCCACCTGAACGAGGTGCAGTGCCGAGGCACTGAGAAGTCCCTGTGGAACTGCCCCTTCAGGAACATCACCCAGGAGGACTGCAAGCACACGGAGGACGCGGCCGTTCGCTGCAACATCCCCTACATGGGCTACGAGAACCTG ATTCGCCTGAGCGGGGGCCGGAGCCGCTTCGAGGGGCGGGTCGAGGTGGCGGTGGGGGCTGGCGACGGGGACCAGCCCCGCTGGGGTCTGGTGTGCGGCGAAGGCTGGGGTACCCTCGAGGCGATGGTGGCCTGTCGCCAGCTGGGTCTGGGATTCGCTAACCACGGCTTACAA GAGACGTGGTACTGGGACGCCAGCAACGTGACAGAGATGGTCATGAGCGGGGTGAAGTGCGCCGGCCACGAGATGTCCCTGAGCCACTGCCAGCACCACGgtgccagcctgagctgcaggaacacGGGCACGCGCTACGCTGCAGGCGTCATCTGCTCCGAGA CCGCCTCCGACCTGCTGCTGCACGCGCCGCTGGTGCAGGAGACGGCGTACATCGAGGACAGGCCGCTGCACATGCTGTactgtgctgctgaggagaaCTGCCTGGCCAGCTCGGCCCGCCTGGCCAACTGGCCCTACGGCCACCGCCGCCTGCTCCGCTTCTCCTCGCAGATCCACAACCGCGGCCGCGCCGACTTCCGCCCCAAGGCTGGCCGCCACTCCTGGGTGTGGCACGAGTGCCACCG GCACTACCACAGCATGGACATCTTCACCCACTACGACATCCTGACCCCCAATGGCACCAAGGTGGCCGAGGGACACAAGGCCAGCTTCTGCCTGGAGGACACCGAATGCGAGGAAG atGTGGCCAAGAGGTACGAGTGTGCCAACTTTGGGGAGCAGGGCATCACCGTGGGCTGCTGGGACCTGTACCGGCATGACATCGACTGCCAGTGGATCGACATCACCGACGTCAAGCCAGGCAACTAcatcctgcag GTTGTGATCAACCCCAACTTCGAGGTGGCAGAAAGTGACTTCACCAACAATGCCATGAAATGCAACTGCAAGTACGACGGGCACCGCATCTGGGTGCACAGCTGCCACATCG gagaTGCACTCAGCgaggaggccaacaagcggttTGAGCAGTACCCAGGTCAGCTCAACAACCAGATTTCATAG
- the LOXL3 gene encoding lysyl oxidase homolog 3 isoform X3 encodes MGGCSTRAWPELLVLLVLPGSAWLWVGSAQPTPPGPTHPPRPQLRFRLAGYPRKHNEGRVEVFYNEEWGTICDDDFTLANAHVLCRQLGFVAATGWAHSAKYGKGVGRIWLDNVNCAGHEKSIGDCKHRGWGNSDCSHEEDAGVVCKDERIPGFKDSNVIETEQSHLEEVRLRPVVSGGRRQLPVTEGIVEVRYKDSWAQICDQGWDSHNSRVVCGMMGFPAEKKVNRNFYRLFTERQQLNYRLHSVSCTGTEVHLSMCSFEFHRGNSSAACGSGMPAVVSCVPGPLFATGSAHKKKQRQQQQQQGQPRIRLKGGARVGEGRVEVLRSSEWGTICDDRWNLQSASVVCRELGFGSAKEALTGARMGQGTGPIHLNEVQCRGTEKSLWNCPFRNITQEDCKHTEDAAVRCNIPYMGYENLIRLSGGRSRFEGRVEVAVGAGDGDQPRWGLVCGEGWGTLEAMVACRQLGLGFANHGLQETWYWDASNVTEMVMSGVKCAGHEMSLSHCQHHGASLSCRNTGTRYAAGVICSETASDLLLHAPLVQETAYIEDRPLHMLYCAAEENCLASSARLANWPYGHRRLLRFSSQIHNRGRADFRPKAGRHSWVWHECHRHYHSMDIFTHYDILTPNGTKVAEGHKASFCLEDTECEEDVAKRYECANFGEQGITVGCWDLYRHDIDCQWIDITDVKPGNYILQVVINPNFEVAESDFTNNAMKCNCKYDGHRIWVHSCHIGDALSEEANKRFEQYPGQLNNQIS; translated from the exons ATGGGAGGCTGCAGCACGCGGGCATGGccggagctgctggtgctgctggtgctgccggGCAGCGCGTGGCTGtgggtgggcagtgcccagcccaccCCCCCGGGCCCCACGCACCCCCCCAGGCCCCAGCTGAGGTTCCGCCTGGCCGGGTACCCCCGCAAGCACAACGAGGGCCGCGTGGAGGTCTTCTACAACGAGGAGTGGGGAACCATCTGCGACGACGACTTCACGCTGGCCAACGCGCACGTGCTGTGCCGGCAGCTCGGCTTCGTGGCTGCCACCGGCTGGGCCCACAGCGCCAAGTACGGCAAAGGAGTCG GGCGGATCTGGCTGGACAATGTGAACTGTGCTGGACATGAGAAGAGCATTGGGGACTGCAAACACCGGGGCTGGGGGAACAGCGACTGCAGCCACGAGGAGGATGCAGGTGTGGTCTGCAAGGATGAGCGCATCCCAGGCTTCAAGGACTCCAACGTCATCGAG ACCGAGCAGAGCCACCTGGAGGAGGTGCGGCTGCGGCCGGTGGTGTCCGGGGGACGGCGGCAGCTGCCGGTGACAGAGGGCATCGTGGAGGTGCGCTACAAGGACAGCTGGGCACAGATCTGCgaccagggctgggacagccacaACAGCCGCGTCGTCTGCGGCATGATGGGCTTCCCGGCAGAGAAAAAAGTCAACAGGAACTTCTACAG GCTCTTCACGGAGCGGCAGCAGCTCAACTACCGCCTGCACTCGGTGTCCTGCACGGGGACTGAGGTGCACCTGTCCATGTGCTCCTTCGAGTTCCACCGGGGCAACTCCTCAGCAGCCTGCGGCTCCGGCATGCCCGCCGTGGTCAGCTGCGTGCCCGGGCCCCTCTTTGCCACTGGCAGCGCTCACAAGAAGAAACagcgccagcagcagcagcagcagggccag ccccggATCCGGCTGAAGGGCGGCGCCAGGGTGGGCGAGGGCCGCGTTGAGGTGCTCAGGAGCAGCGAGTGGGGCACCATCTGCGACGACCGCTGGAACCTGCAGTCGGCCAGCGTGGTGTGCCGCGAGCTGGGCTTCGGCAGCGCCAAGGAGGCCCTCACCGGGGCACGCATGGGCCAAG GGACGGGCCCCATCCACCTGAACGAGGTGCAGTGCCGAGGCACTGAGAAGTCCCTGTGGAACTGCCCCTTCAGGAACATCACCCAGGAGGACTGCAAGCACACGGAGGACGCGGCCGTTCGCTGCAACATCCCCTACATGGGCTACGAGAACCTG ATTCGCCTGAGCGGGGGCCGGAGCCGCTTCGAGGGGCGGGTCGAGGTGGCGGTGGGGGCTGGCGACGGGGACCAGCCCCGCTGGGGTCTGGTGTGCGGCGAAGGCTGGGGTACCCTCGAGGCGATGGTGGCCTGTCGCCAGCTGGGTCTGGGATTCGCTAACCACGGCTTACAA GAGACGTGGTACTGGGACGCCAGCAACGTGACAGAGATGGTCATGAGCGGGGTGAAGTGCGCCGGCCACGAGATGTCCCTGAGCCACTGCCAGCACCACGgtgccagcctgagctgcaggaacacGGGCACGCGCTACGCTGCAGGCGTCATCTGCTCCGAGA CCGCCTCCGACCTGCTGCTGCACGCGCCGCTGGTGCAGGAGACGGCGTACATCGAGGACAGGCCGCTGCACATGCTGTactgtgctgctgaggagaaCTGCCTGGCCAGCTCGGCCCGCCTGGCCAACTGGCCCTACGGCCACCGCCGCCTGCTCCGCTTCTCCTCGCAGATCCACAACCGCGGCCGCGCCGACTTCCGCCCCAAGGCTGGCCGCCACTCCTGGGTGTGGCACGAGTGCCACCG GCACTACCACAGCATGGACATCTTCACCCACTACGACATCCTGACCCCCAATGGCACCAAGGTGGCCGAGGGACACAAGGCCAGCTTCTGCCTGGAGGACACCGAATGCGAGGAAG atGTGGCCAAGAGGTACGAGTGTGCCAACTTTGGGGAGCAGGGCATCACCGTGGGCTGCTGGGACCTGTACCGGCATGACATCGACTGCCAGTGGATCGACATCACCGACGTCAAGCCAGGCAACTAcatcctgcag GTTGTGATCAACCCCAACTTCGAGGTGGCAGAAAGTGACTTCACCAACAATGCCATGAAATGCAACTGCAAGTACGACGGGCACCGCATCTGGGTGCACAGCTGCCACATCG gagaTGCACTCAGCgaggaggccaacaagcggttTGAGCAGTACCCAGGTCAGCTCAACAACCAGATTTCATAG